AGCTCATTCTTAGGCGAGTCGCCTAAAGGTAAAGTAAGTAATCCTAAAAACGGATCCGCTATTTGTCCGGCGTTTCTTTGATCTCGATCTGTCCGGAATTCAAGAAGTCTTTTGCTTTCTTCTTATGTTCGTCTTTTACATAAATAGAAGCTGCTGTGAGAACTGCAGCTACGACTCCAGCATCGTCTATGTAACCTGCTCCGAAAAGAATGTCCGGGATAGCATCAAACGGAGTTAAGAAATAAGCGAGCGCTCCTGCAATTGTCAGCTTTGCTTTTAAAGGAGTATCGGGATCCAACATCGCGTAATACAAAGCAATCGCGTCGGGCAAGAATGGCACCTTCCCCGCGACCTTCTTTACCTTGGGCCAGAAACCTTCTTTGATCTTCTCGATTTTATCGTCTTCCATGTGAGTTGGTCCAACCGTCAGCTAGAAGTTCTCCAGGTTGTTTTCAAAATTCTTAAATCGTTCCGGGATTGGCAAAACGATCTGGACCTCTTCCCCGCTAAACGGATCAGTAAATTCCAACCAATAAGAAAGCAAAAGCAAGCCGTAGTTCTCGAATAATTGCGCATTTCTAGAATATAATAAATCTCCTACAACCGGACTTCTTAGGCTTTGGAGATGCACTCGGATTTGATGAGTTCTTCCGGTTTCTAGGTCGGCTTCGATAAGGGAGAATTTTCTACCGTTCTTGGAAACTGCAGTTTGTAATACCTGGTAATGAGTGATAGATGGCCTTCCTTTCGTAGTGACTGTCATCTTCAGCCTTTCTACCGGATGCCTTCCAATCGGCTTGTCTATCGTGCCTTCTCCTTCCGGAAGACTTCCTTGGACCCAAGCCAGATATTTCTTAGTAATATTCCTTCTTCTAAAAAGCTCAGAAAGCTTTGCATGAGCGCTATCATTCTTGGCAACGATCATCAAACCTTCTGTAGGCTTATCCAAACGATGCACGATCCCTGGTCTTGCCTCTCCCCCAATCGAGGAAAGTTCTTTAAATTTATATAAAAGTCCGTTGATCAATGTTGTAGATCTATCTCCCGGCCCACTATGAGAGGCAATCCCAGCAGGCTTTCGGATGATTAAATACTGAGGGGTTTCTTTCAGAACCTCTATGTCCATTTTTACAGGAGTTAGATTCATAGGAGGCTTTGGAGGAACGGAGATCCGAAACTCTTCCCCTGGGCTTACTTTATAAGAAGACTTTGAGATGATCTTTCCGGAACCATCTTGGACCCATCCGGAATCGATCCAGTGTTGGATAGAAGCTCTCGAGATCTCATCTCCCAGAAAATCTTTCAAAAATTTATCGATCCGAGATCCTTCGGATTCGGCGTTAGCTTCGGCATGGAGTTCGAGGTTCATAATAGTTTTCCTGAGAAATACGAGACCATAGGAGCGGACTCATTCAGTGCGGATCTTTAAAAAAGATTTCCCATTTTCCGAGAATCAGTATATCTTGGATAAATTCATCGAATAAACCCCAACCTTAATCAAGGAAGGAAACAAATGGTAAAAAAAATTCTTAATATCCTGCTCGTCGGTGCAACGGTTTTTTCCATCGCTCTCTGCTCTTCCGGAGAAAAAAAAGAGCAAGCCGCTCCCGAGCCTGGTTCTGAGCAAAATGCTGCGGCATCTCGTAACGTCAACGTTGACTCACCTGCAGACGTTATTAATAATCAAATCAAAGACTTCCGTTATCCGGATGGAATCACTCGTCCTGGATTCAGCTACAAAAAAGCTGATGTTAGCGCGGGAGACTTCAGCGAATGG
Above is a window of Leptospira semungkisensis DNA encoding:
- a CDS encoding YkvA family protein, whose translation is MEDDKIEKIKEGFWPKVKKVAGKVPFLPDAIALYYAMLDPDTPLKAKLTIAGALAYFLTPFDAIPDILFGAGYIDDAGVVAAVLTAASIYVKDEHKKKAKDFLNSGQIEIKETPDK
- a CDS encoding RluA family pseudouridine synthase, which gives rise to MNLELHAEANAESEGSRIDKFLKDFLGDEISRASIQHWIDSGWVQDGSGKIISKSSYKVSPGEEFRISVPPKPPMNLTPVKMDIEVLKETPQYLIIRKPAGIASHSGPGDRSTTLINGLLYKFKELSSIGGEARPGIVHRLDKPTEGLMIVAKNDSAHAKLSELFRRRNITKKYLAWVQGSLPEGEGTIDKPIGRHPVERLKMTVTTKGRPSITHYQVLQTAVSKNGRKFSLIEADLETGRTHQIRVHLQSLRSPVVGDLLYSRNAQLFENYGLLLLSYWLEFTDPFSGEEVQIVLPIPERFKNFENNLENF